One Alcaligenes ammonioxydans DNA segment encodes these proteins:
- a CDS encoding S24 family peptidase has translation MKDIDEIRRVNLRRLEEESGSPSAAARLLGMSPAQFMNLRDGAKDSRTGKRRGMRKETARRIEENSGKPFGWLDIDHEADGDAMGVSSLTESTSGSVTISQYQTGGRMGAAGIELRDQPGVIESWRVSREWLEKNVKGYSRVDSLCIVTGFGDSMRPMFNSGDPLILDSSIKTVEFDAVYFFRVGTEGFIKRLQRVPGKGLLAISENPAYRDWVIDQSMDFEVFGRVLKVWRSEDF, from the coding sequence ATGAAAGACATTGATGAAATCCGACGCGTCAACCTCCGTCGCCTTGAAGAAGAGTCTGGGAGCCCTTCTGCTGCCGCACGTCTGCTTGGCATGTCACCGGCTCAATTCATGAACCTGAGAGATGGGGCAAAGGATTCCAGGACAGGAAAAAGACGTGGCATGCGCAAAGAGACTGCGCGCCGGATTGAGGAAAACTCCGGTAAACCCTTCGGATGGCTTGATATTGACCATGAGGCCGACGGAGATGCAATGGGGGTTAGCTCCCTAACAGAATCCACATCAGGATCCGTTACCATCAGCCAATACCAGACAGGAGGGCGAATGGGTGCGGCAGGGATAGAATTACGTGACCAGCCCGGAGTAATAGAAAGCTGGCGCGTCAGCCGAGAATGGCTAGAAAAAAACGTGAAGGGCTACTCACGCGTAGATAGCCTTTGCATTGTGACTGGCTTCGGGGATTCAATGCGCCCGATGTTCAACTCTGGCGATCCACTTATATTGGACTCCAGCATCAAGACCGTGGAATTTGACGCCGTCTACTTTTTCCGTGTAGGTACTGAAGGATTTATTAAGCGCCTGCAACGAGTTCCGGGGAAAGGATTGCTGGCCATCTCAGAGAATCCAGCCTATAGGGACTGGGTGATAGATCAAAGCATGGACTTTGAAGTGTTTGGGCGTGTCCTAAAGGTTTGGCGCAGTGAAGACTTCTAG
- a CDS encoding Acb2/Tad1 domain-containing protein, with translation MDNQHKHIKGYRDLSESEIAAMNEGKELAEKVGAWIEKLQADSSLDQRAVALGKTNLQQGFMWAIRGIAQPTTF, from the coding sequence ATGGACAATCAACATAAACACATCAAGGGCTATCGAGATTTGTCGGAGTCCGAGATTGCAGCAATGAACGAAGGCAAGGAACTGGCCGAGAAGGTCGGTGCTTGGATAGAAAAGCTGCAGGCTGATAGCTCTTTGGATCAGCGTGCTGTGGCCTTGGGAAAAACCAACCTGCAGCAAGGCTTCATGTGGGCTATTCGCGGTATTGCCCAGCCCACTACTTTTTAA
- a CDS encoding cell division protein FtsK, producing the protein MTTESNILEMTADSVGRDLLQALVTELKLLPKPWVALTKAKQDDVIDRLRSRVEYQINMAVHVLASDGRTTIAADLEQVTAKDGIKAQFKISQASQGRHDLFDSVGRACLIVLANAEDHTGGMSEIQGEHDQRAMDLGREYTDDDGDGMPDSNVVDAEIREVPAIEQQPLQADLNQAYLDGRIAAEEGRAQADCPVMAGPLCIQWVKGWKDWHAEQREPEASDEDQQD; encoded by the coding sequence ATGACAACAGAGAGCAATATTTTGGAAATGACGGCTGACAGTGTTGGCCGAGATCTGCTGCAGGCCCTGGTGACAGAGTTGAAGCTACTGCCAAAACCGTGGGTAGCTCTGACGAAGGCCAAGCAGGACGATGTGATCGACCGCTTGCGTTCCCGTGTTGAATACCAGATCAATATGGCGGTCCACGTGCTGGCCAGCGATGGCCGTACCACTATCGCTGCTGACCTGGAGCAAGTCACTGCCAAGGATGGGATTAAAGCGCAGTTCAAGATTAGCCAGGCCAGCCAAGGCCGTCATGACTTGTTCGATAGTGTGGGACGAGCTTGCTTGATTGTTCTCGCCAATGCCGAAGATCACACCGGTGGCATGAGCGAAATTCAGGGTGAGCATGATCAGCGTGCCATGGATCTGGGGCGTGAGTACACAGACGACGATGGTGACGGCATGCCTGATAGCAATGTGGTGGATGCTGAAATCCGTGAAGTCCCTGCGATTGAACAGCAGCCTTTGCAGGCCGATCTGAATCAAGCATATCTGGATGGCCGTATTGCAGCCGAGGAGGGCAGAGCACAGGCTGATTGCCCTGTAATGGCAGGTCCTCTGTGCATCCAGTGGGTCAAGGGCTGGAAGGATTGGCATGCGGAACAACGAGAGCCGGAGGCAAGTGATGAAGATCAGCAAGATTGA
- a CDS encoding GNAT family N-acetyltransferase gives MKIVTLTSEHLLSVQLQQAQAYAIQTVTPEHAQALVSANGVGWAALDDGGTAIACAGIVEMHPQRGMAWALLSDAALSQFKTIHRVVSRVVESAPWRRLEMTVDSRHTAGIAWAERLGFTCEGLMAAYTPDGRDCFLYAKVK, from the coding sequence ATGAAAATCGTAACCCTTACCTCTGAGCACCTGCTGTCTGTGCAACTGCAACAGGCCCAGGCCTATGCCATCCAGACTGTGACACCAGAACACGCCCAAGCCTTGGTATCAGCGAATGGCGTGGGCTGGGCAGCACTGGACGACGGCGGCACCGCTATAGCCTGCGCGGGGATTGTTGAAATGCACCCTCAGCGCGGTATGGCCTGGGCTTTACTCTCTGATGCAGCACTCAGTCAGTTCAAAACCATTCATCGGGTGGTGTCTCGCGTTGTCGAATCTGCGCCCTGGCGTCGGCTGGAAATGACGGTTGATAGCCGGCACACAGCTGGAATCGCTTGGGCTGAACGACTGGGCTTTACATGCGAAGGCCTCATGGCCGCTTATACCCCGGATGGCCGGGACTGCTTTCTCTACGCAAAGGTGAAGTAA
- a CDS encoding YdaU family protein: protein MNYYPHHIGDYLKDTAHLSMIEDGAYRRLIDLYYLHEKPLPSDKRQVYRLARASATAERKAIDIILDEYFTATPEGFRHTRCDEEIESYQDKSDDDEARKENEKERQRRHRQRRKELFAALREHDVVPAWDTKTADLETLLSRYQSRVTGGDCNVSVTPPATAIPITNPNNQEPINKETAAAAPPPHTHAHTHVREDDIALPPDLPASDQTTQQARFAELLRSWELVRGKVCKAAANDARLATWAERGISETQLRAAYDLAVTDRINSGDNSAVNAGFVDTMLAKVLAASGSESALAKSGLAAKPWPCSWSGIVAKGEELGITQHDGEQAPAFKARVISAAGLSEAEKSALRVDWGVSL, encoded by the coding sequence ATGAATTATTATCCGCACCATATTGGCGATTACCTCAAAGACACAGCGCATCTCTCGATGATTGAGGACGGGGCCTACCGTCGTCTGATCGACCTCTATTACCTGCATGAGAAGCCACTGCCTTCTGATAAGCGACAGGTGTACAGGCTCGCCCGTGCTAGTGCCACCGCTGAGCGTAAAGCAATCGACATCATTCTGGACGAATACTTTACGGCCACGCCGGAAGGCTTTCGCCACACGCGCTGTGATGAAGAGATTGAGTCATACCAAGACAAGAGTGACGATGACGAGGCTCGCAAGGAAAACGAAAAAGAACGCCAAAGACGTCACCGACAGCGTCGCAAAGAGTTGTTTGCAGCGTTACGTGAGCATGATGTGGTGCCTGCCTGGGACACCAAAACAGCCGACCTTGAAACGCTCCTGTCACGGTACCAGTCACGCGTGACAGGCGGTGACTGCAACGTCTCTGTCACACCCCCTGCAACGGCTATCCCAATAACCAATCCCAATAACCAAGAACCAATAAATAAAGAAACAGCAGCGGCAGCACCTCCCCCGCATACGCACGCACATACACACGTGCGCGAGGACGACATCGCGCTGCCGCCGGATTTGCCTGCTTCCGATCAAACGACACAACAAGCCCGCTTTGCGGAGCTACTGCGTAGCTGGGAGCTGGTGCGGGGGAAGGTGTGCAAAGCTGCTGCAAACGATGCTCGACTTGCCACGTGGGCAGAACGGGGAATCAGTGAAACCCAACTGCGTGCCGCCTATGACCTCGCCGTGACTGACCGCATCAATAGCGGGGACAACTCTGCCGTCAATGCCGGATTCGTTGACACCATGCTGGCCAAAGTGCTTGCGGCCTCCGGCTCTGAAAGCGCACTGGCCAAGTCCGGACTGGCAGCAAAACCCTGGCCATGTTCCTGGTCGGGAATCGTTGCCAAAGGCGAAGAGTTGGGAATCACGCAGCACGATGGGGAGCAGGCCCCGGCATTCAAAGCCAGGGTGATTTCTGCGGCAGGACTGAGCGAAGCAGAAAAATCTGCCCTGCGCGTGGACTGGGGGGTATCGCTGTGA
- a CDS encoding RusA family crossover junction endodeoxyribonuclease, which yields MTVHADQSAGVAFFVPGPPRGKGRPRAAKRGKHITLYTPKETVAYESTVALAAQQAMAGQPLLAGPVEVTMRIVLPIAASWSKRKQAQALDGTVLPIGKPDSDNVVKAVFDAINGVVWNDDTQVVDMHVRKRYGAMPGVQTIITPLDRGG from the coding sequence ATGACAGTTCATGCCGATCAAAGCGCCGGTGTGGCGTTCTTCGTTCCAGGCCCTCCACGAGGGAAAGGCCGTCCCCGAGCAGCAAAGCGCGGCAAGCACATCACGCTGTACACGCCTAAAGAAACCGTCGCCTATGAATCGACCGTAGCCCTGGCTGCGCAACAGGCGATGGCAGGACAGCCCCTTCTCGCGGGCCCGGTCGAAGTCACCATGCGGATTGTGCTGCCTATCGCAGCGTCCTGGTCGAAACGGAAACAAGCCCAGGCCCTAGATGGCACTGTACTGCCCATTGGCAAGCCCGATTCGGACAACGTCGTCAAAGCTGTTTTCGATGCCATCAACGGTGTTGTCTGGAACGACGATACCCAGGTGGTGGACATGCACGTACGCAAACGCTACGGGGCAATGCCAGGCGTGCAAACCATCATCACACCTTTGGACCGTGGGGGTTAA
- a CDS encoding TerL has product MSQPEIHYDYAAQGETLAQYIASRAPRTMIMGPLGSGKTNASCWRAMDIMCEQEPDADGVRRTRGAAVRNTYPDLISTTSKDWLEMFGDLGRWVAGGLEPPTHYLSFDLDDGTSVEAELVFIALDRPEHERKLRGLQLTFAWVNEVKELAKAIIDMLDLRVGRFPKDVRPTWFGIFGDTNAPDSDHWYYRLAEEEKPEGWLFLRQPGGVIKQGDSYAINPNAENLHNLPPGYYERGMQGKKLDWIKVNLANEYGFVVDGRPIHPDYQDSMHCRAFELDPREPLLVGMDFGLTPAAVFGQRRQMGGWRIRTELVATNMGAEKFAHEIHLHLAQQYQGFHIGGFWGDPSGDNRAQSDESTAFQILKAAGLPAVPAPTNDPLLRCGAVDGALTRIIDGEPGLVVHPDCKSLRKALSGGYCYRRLAVSGERFADKPLKNEYSHVAEAAQYLLVGGGEHRPLVRIKRPAGAAPRQRFARMD; this is encoded by the coding sequence ATGAGTCAGCCAGAGATCCACTACGACTATGCCGCCCAAGGCGAGACCTTGGCTCAATACATCGCCTCCCGTGCACCTCGTACGATGATCATGGGACCGCTAGGTAGCGGTAAGACCAACGCCAGTTGCTGGCGGGCTATGGACATCATGTGTGAACAGGAGCCAGATGCTGATGGAGTAAGGCGTACCCGTGGCGCTGCAGTGCGAAACACCTACCCGGATCTGATCAGCACTACATCCAAGGATTGGCTGGAAATGTTCGGAGACTTGGGGCGTTGGGTAGCTGGCGGTCTGGAACCACCAACACACTATCTCTCGTTCGACCTGGACGACGGCACCAGCGTAGAAGCCGAGTTGGTATTCATTGCCCTGGACCGGCCCGAGCATGAGCGCAAGCTACGCGGGCTGCAGCTCACATTTGCATGGGTCAACGAGGTCAAGGAACTGGCCAAGGCGATTATCGACATGCTGGACCTGCGCGTGGGGCGTTTTCCAAAAGACGTACGCCCCACATGGTTCGGCATATTCGGAGATACCAACGCGCCGGATAGCGACCATTGGTACTACCGCTTGGCAGAGGAAGAAAAGCCAGAAGGTTGGTTGTTCTTACGACAGCCTGGGGGCGTTATCAAGCAAGGCGACTCCTATGCCATCAATCCAAACGCTGAGAACCTACACAACCTGCCGCCCGGCTACTACGAGCGCGGCATGCAGGGAAAGAAGCTGGACTGGATCAAGGTCAACCTGGCCAATGAATACGGCTTTGTGGTTGATGGCCGTCCGATTCACCCCGACTACCAAGATTCCATGCACTGCCGTGCATTTGAGCTGGATCCACGCGAGCCGCTGTTAGTGGGCATGGACTTCGGTCTTACTCCTGCCGCTGTGTTTGGCCAGCGTAGACAAATGGGGGGCTGGCGTATTCGCACTGAGCTGGTGGCCACCAACATGGGGGCTGAGAAATTCGCCCATGAAATTCATCTACACCTGGCACAGCAGTACCAAGGGTTTCATATTGGCGGATTCTGGGGGGACCCTTCTGGAGATAACCGGGCCCAGAGCGACGAAAGCACAGCGTTCCAGATCCTCAAAGCAGCGGGATTGCCTGCGGTACCGGCACCAACAAACGATCCGCTGCTACGCTGCGGTGCTGTTGACGGTGCCCTGACAAGGATTATTGACGGTGAACCCGGCCTCGTGGTGCACCCTGACTGTAAGTCATTGCGTAAGGCACTGTCTGGGGGCTACTGCTACCGCCGCCTGGCTGTGTCCGGTGAACGGTTTGCAGACAAACCCTTGAAAAATGAATACTCCCACGTTGCGGAAGCTGCTCAATATCTGCTGGTCGGTGGTGGTGAGCATCGTCCTCTCGTTAGGATAAAGAGACCTGCGGGAGCAGCACCTAGACAGCGGTTTGCGAGGATGGACTAA
- a CDS encoding Bbp19 family protein, protein MSLDRIARRVRLLTGLRNAYRRTFSGRDGETVMADLAKFCKVGSSSVATSRITGSVDTHATMLAEGRREAFFHIAKVLRMTDEQINQIMERENERTE, encoded by the coding sequence ATGAGCCTGGACCGAATCGCACGCCGCGTGCGCCTGTTGACGGGCCTACGCAACGCCTACCGCCGCACGTTCTCCGGTCGAGATGGTGAGACCGTGATGGCCGACCTAGCCAAGTTCTGCAAGGTGGGCAGTTCATCGGTTGCCACCTCCCGAATTACCGGCTCAGTTGATACCCACGCCACCATGCTGGCCGAGGGACGCCGGGAAGCCTTCTTTCACATTGCCAAGGTCTTACGCATGACCGACGAGCAGATCAATCAAATCATGGAGCGTGAGAATGAACGTACTGAATAA
- a CDS encoding major capsid protein: protein MPTIGNQSLSIIDVAKRLDPNGDTADVAELLAQTNEIIQDIPWVEGNLPTGNRTTIRTGLPTPTWRKMYGGVPVSKSTTAQVDDTTGQLTSRSEPDVDSVRMANNPATFRMDEASTHIEAMGQGFCTALLYGDTSINPEQFYGLQPRYNELADPSNSSSAQNVVDGRGTGSDNTSIYLIGWGKTTAFGIYPKNSKAGIVHQDLGEIDAFDTNNNRYRAYGDLFKWDCGLVVKDWRYVARLANVDVSDASSGTGTMADQKLIELLIDLKHRLPRLSGNVQPRIYVNRTIRAALDKMALNKSHNALSIREAADQFETNFLGIPIRTVDQLLNTEARVTA from the coding sequence ATGCCCACCATTGGAAATCAATCCCTCAGCATCATCGATGTCGCAAAACGGCTGGATCCGAATGGCGACACAGCCGACGTGGCTGAGCTCTTGGCTCAGACCAACGAAATCATTCAAGACATCCCTTGGGTAGAAGGTAACCTGCCGACCGGTAACCGCACCACGATCCGAACCGGCCTGCCCACCCCAACCTGGCGCAAAATGTACGGCGGCGTGCCGGTGTCCAAGAGTACTACTGCGCAAGTCGATGACACCACTGGGCAACTCACATCCCGCAGCGAGCCGGATGTGGATTCCGTACGCATGGCGAACAACCCGGCCACGTTCCGCATGGATGAAGCCTCTACACACATCGAAGCGATGGGCCAGGGCTTCTGCACTGCCTTGCTCTACGGCGATACCTCGATCAACCCCGAGCAATTCTACGGCCTGCAACCTCGATACAACGAGTTGGCCGACCCGAGCAATTCGTCCAGTGCTCAGAACGTGGTAGACGGTCGTGGCACCGGCAGTGACAACACCTCGATTTACCTGATCGGCTGGGGCAAAACCACGGCTTTCGGCATCTATCCGAAGAACTCCAAGGCCGGCATCGTCCACCAGGACCTGGGTGAGATCGACGCGTTCGACACCAACAATAACCGCTACCGAGCTTACGGCGACCTGTTCAAGTGGGATTGCGGGTTGGTAGTGAAAGACTGGCGCTATGTGGCACGCCTGGCAAACGTGGACGTCTCCGACGCCAGCTCGGGCACTGGCACCATGGCCGATCAGAAACTGATTGAGCTGCTAATCGATCTTAAGCACCGCCTGCCGCGCCTGTCCGGCAATGTGCAGCCGCGCATCTACGTCAATCGCACCATACGCGCAGCTCTGGACAAGATGGCGCTCAACAAGTCGCACAACGCACTGTCCATCCGTGAAGCTGCTGACCAGTTCGAAACCAACTTCCTCGGCATTCCCATCCGCACGGTGGACCAACTGCTGAACACCGAGGCGCGAGTCACGGCGTAA
- a CDS encoding DNA-binding protein: MNVQTAIRRPSMERAFREALTDPDERHKVREALGWDDSQASRFLSGHTGITIDKLDAAVSALSLRPVTRRYLEAITELAGTGVKCWCAREGLGDCSTR, encoded by the coding sequence ATGAATGTTCAAACAGCAATACGTCGCCCAAGCATGGAGCGTGCTTTTCGTGAGGCCCTGACCGACCCAGACGAGCGTCATAAAGTGCGTGAGGCTCTAGGCTGGGACGACAGCCAGGCCAGCCGCTTCTTGTCCGGGCATACCGGAATCACCATCGACAAACTGGATGCAGCTGTATCTGCTCTGAGTCTGCGCCCGGTGACCCGTCGCTATCTTGAAGCAATTACTGAGCTGGCCGGTACCGGCGTGAAATGTTGGTGTGCACGCGAAGGGCTGGGCGACTGCTCCACACGGTGA
- a CDS encoding transcriptional regulator translates to MNLYQYTQLERGSQSRIARAIGVPPVSVYHWANGMRPVPVERCAAIERATNGAVTRRDLRPDDWQHIWPELAEKEEADG, encoded by the coding sequence ATGAATCTATATCAATACACCCAACTCGAACGCGGATCGCAGTCTCGTATTGCTCGTGCAATAGGGGTGCCGCCGGTATCGGTCTATCACTGGGCGAATGGTATGCGCCCAGTTCCGGTGGAACGATGCGCCGCAATTGAACGCGCCACCAATGGCGCAGTAACTCGCCGCGACCTACGCCCTGACGACTGGCAACACATCTGGCCCGAGCTGGCTGAGAAGGAGGAGGCTGATGGCTGA
- a CDS encoding terminase small subunit, with amino-acid sequence MMTAKKWRFVEEYIKDLNATQAAIRAGYSARTAASQGERLLRDVDVQAALQEAMKQRSERTKITADNVLRELAAMTFYDAGEIGRYEINQPSDIEKLPEELRRCVVGWSWDKAGNFTLKLADKLNASGMAMRHLGLFNDKLTLQRPRVVRRDLTGRKKENGTK; translated from the coding sequence ATGATGACCGCGAAGAAGTGGCGATTTGTCGAGGAATACATCAAGGACTTGAACGCCACACAAGCCGCTATACGAGCTGGATACAGCGCAAGAACAGCAGCCTCCCAAGGTGAGCGCCTGTTGAGAGATGTTGATGTCCAGGCTGCATTACAGGAAGCCATGAAGCAACGCTCTGAGCGTACAAAGATTACCGCCGACAATGTGTTGCGCGAGCTGGCGGCCATGACGTTCTATGACGCTGGCGAAATTGGGCGCTACGAAATTAATCAACCGAGCGACATCGAAAAACTGCCGGAAGAGCTACGACGTTGCGTAGTCGGGTGGTCATGGGACAAGGCCGGTAACTTCACTCTCAAGCTTGCAGACAAACTCAATGCCAGCGGTATGGCCATGCGTCACCTTGGCCTGTTCAATGACAAACTCACCCTGCAGCGGCCTCGTGTTGTCCGGCGCGACCTGACGGGGAGAAAGAAGGAAAACGGCACAAAATGA
- a CDS encoding RecB family exonuclease — MQNITIRASSLSDLFDCPQRWYARNILKMWMPTNFKARLGTAIHAGAAAFDQARLDGAPITADDAAGVLVDTLYRKTDESGEDEQVEWEGEDPSRYEQIGLALHTTYCNGLALEQDYVAVELRCENLHFQDLGLTLTGTTDRVYRDADGKLGIADIKSGGTAVAADGTVNTGGHKAQLGVYTVLAEYAIGHPLDAQAKIIGMQTGKTPKAQRVAEGYIDGVRQALVGDDDDPGLLEHASNLLHAGKFYGNPRSMLCSEKFCPAFATCKFRG; from the coding sequence ATGCAAAACATCACTATCCGGGCCAGCTCGCTGAGCGACTTGTTTGACTGCCCGCAGCGCTGGTACGCCCGCAACATCCTCAAAATGTGGATGCCAACCAATTTCAAGGCTCGTCTGGGTACGGCCATCCATGCAGGTGCTGCGGCATTCGACCAGGCGCGGCTGGATGGAGCGCCTATCACTGCTGACGATGCTGCTGGCGTCTTGGTGGATACGCTCTACCGCAAAACTGACGAAAGCGGTGAAGACGAGCAGGTGGAATGGGAAGGTGAAGATCCCAGCCGTTACGAGCAAATCGGGTTGGCTCTGCACACCACCTACTGCAATGGCCTGGCACTGGAGCAGGACTATGTGGCGGTGGAGCTTCGCTGCGAAAACCTGCATTTTCAGGATCTGGGCCTGACGCTTACCGGTACCACGGACCGTGTCTATCGTGACGCCGACGGCAAGCTGGGCATTGCGGACATTAAGTCTGGCGGTACCGCAGTCGCTGCTGATGGCACGGTCAATACAGGCGGGCATAAAGCACAGCTGGGGGTTTACACCGTGCTTGCTGAATATGCCATCGGCCATCCGCTTGACGCCCAGGCCAAGATCATCGGCATGCAAACCGGCAAAACACCAAAGGCCCAGCGCGTAGCCGAAGGGTATATCGACGGCGTCCGCCAAGCCTTGGTGGGCGATGACGATGATCCCGGCCTGTTGGAGCATGCCTCCAATCTTCTTCATGCGGGCAAGTTTTACGGAAATCCCCGCTCCATGCTGTGTAGCGAGAAATTCTGCCCAGCATTCGCAACCTGCAAATTCCGAGGATAA
- a CDS encoding Bbp16 family capsid cement protein, producing the protein MILDKSNEFSDSQAITASALSTNVIDLNPSGKNPVQDIGAGEPVWLVVQVDKAATAAGAATVAITLESSAAPGMSSPTVHYNSGPKALANITAGAELVRVRLPGGDYKRYLGIRYTVDTGPLTAGSFSAFIVKDAQANRAYASGYIVE; encoded by the coding sequence ATGATTCTCGATAAATCCAATGAGTTCTCGGACAGCCAAGCAATCACAGCCTCGGCCCTTTCCACGAACGTGATCGACCTGAACCCGTCCGGTAAAAATCCTGTTCAGGACATCGGTGCAGGTGAGCCTGTATGGCTGGTGGTGCAAGTCGACAAAGCAGCTACTGCGGCAGGTGCAGCGACCGTGGCAATTACCTTGGAGTCCAGTGCTGCACCTGGGATGTCCTCTCCTACGGTGCACTACAACTCTGGCCCTAAAGCTCTGGCAAACATCACTGCAGGTGCAGAGTTGGTACGAGTTCGTTTGCCTGGTGGCGACTACAAGCGATACCTAGGAATCCGTTACACGGTCGATACCGGGCCACTGACGGCAGGTTCGTTCTCGGCTTTCATTGTTAAAGATGCCCAAGCCAATCGCGCCTATGCATCTGGCTACATCGTGGAGTAA
- a CDS encoding portal protein, with protein MQNADVDLVREILADHEAMKQARRSFESQWDEVISTVLPRYRKFKQDSNINPGEKRTQEIYDSTPMLALRHFAAAMDSMITPRTQRWHKLTVSDENLRESPAVRQYLEQVTNILFAQRYQWRANFASQSGESYISHGSFGAGGLMIDDVLGQGIRYRNLRLNRLWFSEDAYGVVDKAHIAWTLTARQAAQRWGAEDLPLAIRNAIDRNDMERKFEFLHAIRPRRDRESGLVGSRNMPIQSVWIALDAGSEIVEHSGYRVFPLAIGRFYAADDSAYGYSPAMEALPDVRMLNRIEKTNIKSAQKAVDPPLILADDGALESFDLRSGALNFGYLNERGEQLIKPLDLGKNVPMGINYADQKREAINLAFYVTLFQILVDNHQMTATEVLQRAQEKGILLGPTMGRVQSEQLGPQITREIDILSNAGALPPMPPELEEIGGAIEIEYDSPLNQAMRAEEGANVLRWAEAASPFIQADPNAARVMNSPAIVRGLGRVFSVPEKYMVDEEDVQAADEAAAQQEQAAQILEAAPVAAGAAKDIAQAQQIAGSAQI; from the coding sequence ATGCAGAACGCCGACGTCGATCTGGTACGCGAGATTCTGGCTGATCACGAAGCTATGAAACAGGCGCGTCGGTCCTTTGAGTCTCAATGGGACGAGGTGATCTCCACCGTCCTGCCGCGCTATCGCAAGTTTAAGCAGGACAGCAATATCAATCCTGGCGAAAAGCGCACTCAAGAAATCTACGACTCCACGCCAATGCTGGCGTTGCGCCACTTTGCGGCCGCTATGGACTCGATGATCACGCCTCGCACACAACGCTGGCACAAGCTCACCGTCTCTGATGAGAACCTGCGTGAGTCTCCTGCCGTGCGCCAGTATCTGGAACAGGTAACCAATATTCTGTTTGCCCAGCGCTACCAGTGGCGGGCGAACTTCGCGTCTCAATCTGGTGAGTCCTACATCAGCCATGGCTCGTTTGGTGCCGGTGGTCTGATGATTGATGACGTTCTTGGTCAGGGTATCCGGTACCGCAATCTGCGCCTGAACCGGCTCTGGTTCTCCGAGGATGCCTATGGGGTCGTGGATAAGGCTCACATTGCCTGGACGTTAACCGCCCGGCAGGCCGCTCAACGCTGGGGGGCAGAAGATCTGCCGTTGGCAATCCGCAATGCAATTGATCGCAATGACATGGAGCGCAAGTTCGAGTTCTTGCACGCCATTCGTCCACGGCGCGATCGTGAATCTGGCCTTGTTGGTAGCCGGAACATGCCGATTCAATCCGTCTGGATTGCGTTGGATGCTGGTAGTGAGATTGTCGAGCACAGCGGATACCGCGTGTTTCCGCTTGCCATTGGTCGCTTCTACGCTGCCGACGACTCTGCCTATGGCTACTCTCCTGCGATGGAAGCATTGCCCGATGTGCGCATGCTCAACCGTATCGAGAAGACCAACATCAAGTCGGCCCAGAAGGCAGTTGACCCACCACTGATTCTTGCTGATGACGGTGCCCTTGAGTCGTTTGATCTGCGCTCTGGCGCTTTGAACTTCGGGTATTTGAACGAGCGCGGTGAGCAGCTTATCAAGCCTCTCGATTTGGGCAAGAACGTGCCCATGGGTATCAATTACGCGGACCAGAAACGCGAGGCCATCAACCTAGCGTTCTACGTGACCCTCTTCCAAATCCTGGTCGACAACCACCAGATGACCGCCACAGAGGTGCTGCAACGCGCCCAAGAAAAAGGGATCTTGCTGGGCCCCACCATGGGCCGTGTCCAGTCTGAGCAGTTGGGGCCACAGATCACCCGTGAGATCGACATTCTTTCAAATGCCGGTGCCTTGCCTCCTATGCCACCGGAGCTGGAGGAAATTGGCGGGGCCATTGAGATTGAATATGACAGCCCGCTCAACCAGGCAATGCGCGCCGAAGAAGGCGCAAATGTTTTGCGCTGGGCCGAAGCCGCCTCTCCCTTCATTCAGGCCGACCCGAACGCAGCACGCGTCATGAACTCCCCGGCCATTGTCCGCGGTCTTGGACGTGTATTCAGCGTCCCCGAGAAATACATGGTGGACGAAGAAGATGTGCAAGCAGCGGATGAAGCGGCGGCACAGCAAGAGCAGGCCGCACAGATCCTTGAGGCCGCCCCCGTGGCTGCTGGTGCCGCCAAAGATATTGCACAAGCTCAACAAATAGCAGGGAGTGCACAGATATGA